A stretch of Phoenix dactylifera cultivar Barhee BC4 chromosome 16, palm_55x_up_171113_PBpolish2nd_filt_p, whole genome shotgun sequence DNA encodes these proteins:
- the LOC103709136 gene encoding uncharacterized protein LOC103709136 isoform X2 yields the protein MSSAEQPPKKRKHYDAFSEPPNPPPNQSFASPPPPSPAPPPPVAPPPPPSQEEILRKRRNREEIRNLYECYRRITFCVAQKDPRLMPDLEQAYLSLITASRGCTSVQRIVAELIPRYASYCPTALEAAVKVSINMYNWSLAIIMRGEDVDGVAFQISKACIFGLVDICCTASYEAPTSSVIRGICNAVFLNVLSFFTSTFEGKDIYPIGSKEILKLQEPMEFFYELKQEQTDDKEPALHKLFELRALSLLCIFFSFPKNLLAACFELFVSGKTDVVIHQRGQYFLRQVTRHLNVGETNHDLEKTIDGTLLCADSAEPGTNFNAKPVANENTIPEKSLQQSNSSFMGMAINRDSSLRSWILLRYKKLSESLTQQAISEISFSLEKVLGSLSEQVREVDSEENDEDSFDPSKYINHPYLIHKIQHDNHVDVSKRGHSWRMHEASILDALPKNNDSAEKSAGQNAKPLHSVFPHEINIQSVGENSTNEGERVAPPSTLEMGSHEDICLEKISAPKESTTNQFLRSGIRKQLDLRNDDCREESHVGNQSLDIDLGMPASPGGEAGILPSPKQNLVVQNHVSNQYLLHYDGDPPALDVFSASKQLWLGSLGRDASETLVRLQFEDFGPLDNFSFLPGKDFALLEYRNILDAVKAREYMQGSSLWGGCLHIKFLDQGLGSRVVNGTAIGDSCHVYIGKVLTQWAKDEIMHQLMALGLRNLHVVADLASEHGLLLEFGTAEEAAHAIVHIRYQRRESGSHLYPNKGLTLNACTGDKFVSGSQLFVRQIDASVPDVELVNAFSRFGEVTGWHFDRPSGSCYIDFRSYEAADLAKSHLHGARFGPTAIHVEFRKDSFTDSNRIRISQLSSLFSSLCAKYKINQSTSFSDSHKLKKCYPSAMRDEKPTSTLWIGLPDITSPIFTDDDLMALCNVAVGNLGSVVGLARAGMQSSSWFVEFSSVDAAATALKNIRNCPGIFLQIEFRNSKAGFYHDERQPTPRKLNASGYFSSQGELCSAGLEGKSGNPCAGPFTIKPDSGIHELVSPRVNVEKLGTQVQSGQAFQSNWTVTGNADTLEVGSRKVDDFGSSVPMDLSFVGPSTSHAGEQIWQYKKQEIEPQILAQGSLPCPPMASHGVSIRPPPIQTTSFVRPFYHTPSNSWDNSGLNALNQISAGMMPNDNRHVNARPAVPFIPSSITPLSQLPGGPIQRFDQVVTVPGLPSVAPPPPPAPDVPPPLPSPPPLPLSQPPSIPPPPTSPPPHQLAAEFSKLQTGMPCLHHQWQGALSKSGVHYCMVYATREDSVACKYSNVLSEPADWPSRLDVTKRTDFRHVKTTFANTPPSKREVCRLLPSTSGDHKGPV from the exons ATGTCGTCCGCCGAGCAGCCCCCAAAGAAGCGCAAGCACTACGACGCCTTCTCGGAGCCTCCGAACCCTCCCCCCAACCAGAGCTTCGCCTCTCCGCCCCCTCCTTCTCCCGCTCCTCCTCCGCCAGTGGCGCCGCCGCCTCCCCCCTCTCAGGAGGAGATCCtccggaagaggaggaataGGGAGGAGATACGGAACCTATACGAGTGCTATCGCCGGATCACGTTCTGCGTCGCCCAGAAGGACCCCCGTCTCATGCCCGACCTCGAACAGGCCTATCTCTCTCTCATCACCGCCTCTCGAG GTTGCACAAGTGTACAACGTATTGTAGCCGAGCTTATTCCTCGATATGCTTCATACTGCCCTACTGCTCTTGAAGCAGCAGTTAAAGTGTCCATCAATATGTATAATTGGAGCTTAGCTATAATAATGAGAGGAGAGGATGTAGATGGGGTGGCATTCCAGATTTCTAAGGCCTGCATTTTTGGGTTAGTTGATATATGTTGCACGGCATCATATGAGGCACCGACGTCATCTGTTATCCGGGGCATCTGCAATGCTGTTTTCCTAAATGTCCTTTCCTTTTTCACTTCAACTTTCGAGGGCAAGGATATCTATCCAATAGGTAGTAAGGAAATTCTAAAACTGCAAGAACCGATGGAGTTCTTTTATGAGCTGAAGCAGGAGCAAACAGATGACAAAGAACCTGCTTTACATAAATTATTTGAACTTCGAGCACTTAGCTTGCTctgcatatttttttcttttccaaagaATTTACTTGCAGCTTGTTTTGAGCTCTTTGTTTCTGGTAAAACTGATGTTGTCATTCATCAAAGAGGGCAGTATTTTCTAAGGCAGGTGACAAGACATCTGAATGTTGGTGAGACGAATCATGATTTGGAGAAGACAATCGATGGGACTTTACTATGCGCAGATTCAGCAGAGCCTGGCACAAATTTCAATGCAAAACCTGTAGCAAATGAGAATACCATACCAGAAAAATCATTGCAACAATCTAACAGCTCTTTTATGGGAATG GCAATTAATAGGGATTCATCCTTGAGAAGTTGGATTCTTTTGAGGTATAAAAAACTAAGTGAATCACTTACACAGCAAGCTATTTCAGAAATATCATTCTCTTTGGAAAAAGTTTTGGGTTCTTTGTCAGAACAAGTCAGAGAAGTAGACAGTGAAGAGAATGATGAGGATAGTTTtgatccatcaaaatatatcaaCCATCCatatttgatccataagatcCAGCATGATAACCATGTTGATGTGTCGAAGAGGGGCCATTCTTGGAGAATGCATGAAGCATCCATTCTTGATGCGCTTCCCAAGAATAATGATTCTGCTGAAAAAAGTGCAGGTCAAAATGCGAAGCCTCTCCACTCGGTGTTTCCACATGAGATTAACATACAGTCAGTAGGTGAAAATTCTACTAATGAAGGTGAAAGGGTGGCCCCTCCAAGTACTTTGGAGATGGGAAGCCATGAAGACATATGCCTGGAGAAAATCTCTGCTCCAAAGGAATCAACGACCAATCAGTTTCTTCGTTCAGGCATCAGGAAGCAGCTGGATCTCCGAAATGATGATTGTAGGGAGGAAAGCCATGTTGGGAACCAAAGTTTGGATATTGATCTTGGGATGCCAGCAAGTCCTGGAGGTGAAGCTGGAATTTTGCCATCTCCTAAACAAAATTTAGTTGTACAAAATCATGTCTCCAATCAATATCTTTTGCACTATGATGGGGATCCTCCAGCTCTGGATGTGTTCTCAGCTTCTAAGCAACTGTGGTTAGGTTCACTCGGCCGTGATGCTTCTGAAACATTAGTTAGGTTGCAGTTCGAGGATTTTGGTCCCTTAgataatttttcatttttacctGGGAAAGATTTTGCTTTGCTTGAATACAGAAACATACTGGATGCTGTGAAGGCACGTGAGTATATGCAGGGTTCCTCTTTATGGGGTGGCTGCCTTCATATTAAATTTTTGGACCAAGGATTAGGTAGCAGAGTTGTTAATGGTACAGCTATCGGTGACAGCTGTCATGTTTATATTGGGAAAGTGTTAACTCAGTGGGCGAAAGATGAGATAATGCATCAGTTGATGGCATTGGGATTGAGGAACCTTCATGTGGTTGCTGATCTTGCAAGTGAGCATGGTTTGCTGTTGGAGTTTGGGACTGCAGAAGAAGCGGCTCATGCAATTGTGCACATCAGGTATCAGCGTAGGGAGAGTGGGTCTCATTTGTACCCAAATAAAGGCTTAACACTGAATGCATGTACAGGGGATAAGTTTGTTTCTGGCTCTCAGCTTTTTGTGAGGCAAATAGATGCGTCTGTCCCTGATGTAGAATTAGTCAATGCATTTTCAAGATTTGGAGAGGTTACTGGTTGGCATTTTGATAGACCGAGTGGCAGCTGCTATATAGATTTCCGATCATATGAAGCTGCAGATCTTGCAAAGTCCCATTTGCATGGTGCAAGGTTTGGGCCTACAGCAATTCATGTTGAATTTAGGAAAGATAGCTTTACTGACAGCAACAGGATCAGAATATCTCAGTtatcttctttattttcatcTCTTTGTGCTAAATACAAAATTAATCAGAGTACAAGTTTCTCTGATAGTCATAAATTAAAGAAATGTTATCCATCTGCCATGAGAGATGAAAAACCAACTAGCACCCTTTGGATTGGTTTACCAGATATTACTTCACCAATCTTTACAGATGATGATTTGATGGCATTGTGCAATGTTGCTGTTGGAAATCTTGGGTCTGTAGTTGGATTGGCACGAGCAGGAATGCAAAGTTCTAGCTGGTTTGTTGAGTTCAGCAGTGTGGATGCCGCAGCTACAGCTTTAAAAAATATCCGGAATTGtccaggcatcttccttcaaATTGAGTTCAG GAACTCCAAAGCTGGCTTTTATCATGATGAACGACAACCAACTCCAAGGAAATTGAATGCTTCAGGATACTTTTCATCCCAGGGGGAACTCTGCTCTGCTGGTTTGGAAGGTAAATCAGGGAACCCCTGTGCTGGTCCTTTCACAATTAAACCTGATAGTGGCATCCATGAACTTGTATCCCCAAGAGTAAATGTGGAAAAGCTTGGCACTCAAGTACAGAGTGGGCAAGCATTTCAGTCGAACTGGACTGTTACAGGCAATGCAGACACGCTGGAAGTCGGGTCAAGAAAGGTAGATGATTTTGGCAGCAGTGTGCCGATGGATTTATCATTTGTTG GTCCTTCCACTTCTCATGCTGGTGAACAAATCTGGCAGTACAAGAAGCAGGAGATAGAGCCACAAATATTGGCACAGGGAAGCTTACCATGCCCACCCATGGCTTCGCATGGCGTCTCTATAAGACCACCACCAATTCAAACAACATCTTTTGTTCGTCCTTTTTATCATACTCCAAGCAATTCCTGGGACAATTCTGGTCTAAATGCTctgaatcaaatttctgctggcATGATGCCTAACGACAATCGTCATGTTAATGCACGCCCTGCTGTTCCTTTTATACCTTCTTCTATAACTCCACTTTCACAGCTGCCTGGAGGTCCCATTCAACGTTTTGACCAAGTGGTTACCGTTCCAGGTTTACCAAGTGTAGCTCCCCCACCTCCTCCAGCTCCTGATGTGCCACCTCCATTACCTTCTCCACCTCCATTACCTCTTTCTCAGCCTCCCTCCATTCCACCCCCTCCAACTTCTCCTCCACCACATCAACTTGCTGCCGAATTTTCCAAGTTGCAAACAGGTATGCCATGTCTACATCATCAATGGCAAGGTGCTCTTTCAAAAAGTGGGGTTCACTACTGTATGGTATATGCAACTAGAGAGGACTCTGTTGCTTGCAAATATTCAAATGTTCTATCTGAACCAGCTGA CTGGCCTTCTAGATTAGATGTAACAAAACGGACAGACTTTCGGCATGTGAAAACAACCTTTGCTAACACTCCTCCTAGTAAA AGAGAGGTTTGTCGGTTGCTACCCTCTACCTCAGGCGACCACAAAGGC CCTGTCTAG
- the LOC103709136 gene encoding uncharacterized protein LOC103709136 isoform X1: MSSAEQPPKKRKHYDAFSEPPNPPPNQSFASPPPPSPAPPPPVAPPPPPSQEEILRKRRNREEIRNLYECYRRITFCVAQKDPRLMPDLEQAYLSLITASRGCTSVQRIVAELIPRYASYCPTALEAAVKVSINMYNWSLAIIMRGEDVDGVAFQISKACIFGLVDICCTASYEAPTSSVIRGICNAVFLNVLSFFTSTFEGKDIYPIGSKEILKLQEPMEFFYELKQEQTDDKEPALHKLFELRALSLLCIFFSFPKNLLAACFELFVSGKTDVVIHQRGQYFLRQVTRHLNVGETNHDLEKTIDGTLLCADSAEPGTNFNAKPVANENTIPEKSLQQSNSSFMGMAINRDSSLRSWILLRYKKLSESLTQQAISEISFSLEKVLGSLSEQVREVDSEENDEDSFDPSKYINHPYLIHKIQHDNHVDVSKRGHSWRMHEASILDALPKNNDSAEKSAGQNAKPLHSVFPHEINIQSVGENSTNEGERVAPPSTLEMGSHEDICLEKISAPKESTTNQFLRSGIRKQLDLRNDDCREESHVGNQSLDIDLGMPASPGGEAGILPSPKQNLVVQNHVSNQYLLHYDGDPPALDVFSASKQLWLGSLGRDASETLVRLQFEDFGPLDNFSFLPGKDFALLEYRNILDAVKAREYMQGSSLWGGCLHIKFLDQGLGSRVVNGTAIGDSCHVYIGKVLTQWAKDEIMHQLMALGLRNLHVVADLASEHGLLLEFGTAEEAAHAIVHIRYQRRESGSHLYPNKGLTLNACTGDKFVSGSQLFVRQIDASVPDVELVNAFSRFGEVTGWHFDRPSGSCYIDFRSYEAADLAKSHLHGARFGPTAIHVEFRKDSFTDSNRIRISQLSSLFSSLCAKYKINQSTSFSDSHKLKKCYPSAMRDEKPTSTLWIGLPDITSPIFTDDDLMALCNVAVGNLGSVVGLARAGMQSSSWFVEFSSVDAAATALKNIRNCPGIFLQIEFRNSKAGFYHDERQPTPRKLNASGYFSSQGELCSAGLEGKSGNPCAGPFTIKPDSGIHELVSPRVNVEKLGTQVQSGQAFQSNWTVTGNADTLEVGSRKVDDFGSSVPMDLSFVGPSTSHAGEQIWQYKKQEIEPQILAQGSLPCPPMASHGVSIRPPPIQTTSFVRPFYHTPSNSWDNSGLNALNQISAGMMPNDNRHVNARPAVPFIPSSITPLSQLPGGPIQRFDQVVTVPGLPSVAPPPPPAPDVPPPLPSPPPLPLSQPPSIPPPPTSPPPHQLAAEFSKLQTGMPCLHHQWQGALSKSGVHYCMVYATREDSVACKYSNVLSEPADWPSRLDVTKRTDFRHVKTTFANTPPSKREVCRLLPSTSGDHKGFHDFISYLKQRECAGVIKIAAGNSMWARLLFILPYSVDTCSLLAITPHPSECLIALVLPKETTSE; the protein is encoded by the exons ATGTCGTCCGCCGAGCAGCCCCCAAAGAAGCGCAAGCACTACGACGCCTTCTCGGAGCCTCCGAACCCTCCCCCCAACCAGAGCTTCGCCTCTCCGCCCCCTCCTTCTCCCGCTCCTCCTCCGCCAGTGGCGCCGCCGCCTCCCCCCTCTCAGGAGGAGATCCtccggaagaggaggaataGGGAGGAGATACGGAACCTATACGAGTGCTATCGCCGGATCACGTTCTGCGTCGCCCAGAAGGACCCCCGTCTCATGCCCGACCTCGAACAGGCCTATCTCTCTCTCATCACCGCCTCTCGAG GTTGCACAAGTGTACAACGTATTGTAGCCGAGCTTATTCCTCGATATGCTTCATACTGCCCTACTGCTCTTGAAGCAGCAGTTAAAGTGTCCATCAATATGTATAATTGGAGCTTAGCTATAATAATGAGAGGAGAGGATGTAGATGGGGTGGCATTCCAGATTTCTAAGGCCTGCATTTTTGGGTTAGTTGATATATGTTGCACGGCATCATATGAGGCACCGACGTCATCTGTTATCCGGGGCATCTGCAATGCTGTTTTCCTAAATGTCCTTTCCTTTTTCACTTCAACTTTCGAGGGCAAGGATATCTATCCAATAGGTAGTAAGGAAATTCTAAAACTGCAAGAACCGATGGAGTTCTTTTATGAGCTGAAGCAGGAGCAAACAGATGACAAAGAACCTGCTTTACATAAATTATTTGAACTTCGAGCACTTAGCTTGCTctgcatatttttttcttttccaaagaATTTACTTGCAGCTTGTTTTGAGCTCTTTGTTTCTGGTAAAACTGATGTTGTCATTCATCAAAGAGGGCAGTATTTTCTAAGGCAGGTGACAAGACATCTGAATGTTGGTGAGACGAATCATGATTTGGAGAAGACAATCGATGGGACTTTACTATGCGCAGATTCAGCAGAGCCTGGCACAAATTTCAATGCAAAACCTGTAGCAAATGAGAATACCATACCAGAAAAATCATTGCAACAATCTAACAGCTCTTTTATGGGAATG GCAATTAATAGGGATTCATCCTTGAGAAGTTGGATTCTTTTGAGGTATAAAAAACTAAGTGAATCACTTACACAGCAAGCTATTTCAGAAATATCATTCTCTTTGGAAAAAGTTTTGGGTTCTTTGTCAGAACAAGTCAGAGAAGTAGACAGTGAAGAGAATGATGAGGATAGTTTtgatccatcaaaatatatcaaCCATCCatatttgatccataagatcCAGCATGATAACCATGTTGATGTGTCGAAGAGGGGCCATTCTTGGAGAATGCATGAAGCATCCATTCTTGATGCGCTTCCCAAGAATAATGATTCTGCTGAAAAAAGTGCAGGTCAAAATGCGAAGCCTCTCCACTCGGTGTTTCCACATGAGATTAACATACAGTCAGTAGGTGAAAATTCTACTAATGAAGGTGAAAGGGTGGCCCCTCCAAGTACTTTGGAGATGGGAAGCCATGAAGACATATGCCTGGAGAAAATCTCTGCTCCAAAGGAATCAACGACCAATCAGTTTCTTCGTTCAGGCATCAGGAAGCAGCTGGATCTCCGAAATGATGATTGTAGGGAGGAAAGCCATGTTGGGAACCAAAGTTTGGATATTGATCTTGGGATGCCAGCAAGTCCTGGAGGTGAAGCTGGAATTTTGCCATCTCCTAAACAAAATTTAGTTGTACAAAATCATGTCTCCAATCAATATCTTTTGCACTATGATGGGGATCCTCCAGCTCTGGATGTGTTCTCAGCTTCTAAGCAACTGTGGTTAGGTTCACTCGGCCGTGATGCTTCTGAAACATTAGTTAGGTTGCAGTTCGAGGATTTTGGTCCCTTAgataatttttcatttttacctGGGAAAGATTTTGCTTTGCTTGAATACAGAAACATACTGGATGCTGTGAAGGCACGTGAGTATATGCAGGGTTCCTCTTTATGGGGTGGCTGCCTTCATATTAAATTTTTGGACCAAGGATTAGGTAGCAGAGTTGTTAATGGTACAGCTATCGGTGACAGCTGTCATGTTTATATTGGGAAAGTGTTAACTCAGTGGGCGAAAGATGAGATAATGCATCAGTTGATGGCATTGGGATTGAGGAACCTTCATGTGGTTGCTGATCTTGCAAGTGAGCATGGTTTGCTGTTGGAGTTTGGGACTGCAGAAGAAGCGGCTCATGCAATTGTGCACATCAGGTATCAGCGTAGGGAGAGTGGGTCTCATTTGTACCCAAATAAAGGCTTAACACTGAATGCATGTACAGGGGATAAGTTTGTTTCTGGCTCTCAGCTTTTTGTGAGGCAAATAGATGCGTCTGTCCCTGATGTAGAATTAGTCAATGCATTTTCAAGATTTGGAGAGGTTACTGGTTGGCATTTTGATAGACCGAGTGGCAGCTGCTATATAGATTTCCGATCATATGAAGCTGCAGATCTTGCAAAGTCCCATTTGCATGGTGCAAGGTTTGGGCCTACAGCAATTCATGTTGAATTTAGGAAAGATAGCTTTACTGACAGCAACAGGATCAGAATATCTCAGTtatcttctttattttcatcTCTTTGTGCTAAATACAAAATTAATCAGAGTACAAGTTTCTCTGATAGTCATAAATTAAAGAAATGTTATCCATCTGCCATGAGAGATGAAAAACCAACTAGCACCCTTTGGATTGGTTTACCAGATATTACTTCACCAATCTTTACAGATGATGATTTGATGGCATTGTGCAATGTTGCTGTTGGAAATCTTGGGTCTGTAGTTGGATTGGCACGAGCAGGAATGCAAAGTTCTAGCTGGTTTGTTGAGTTCAGCAGTGTGGATGCCGCAGCTACAGCTTTAAAAAATATCCGGAATTGtccaggcatcttccttcaaATTGAGTTCAG GAACTCCAAAGCTGGCTTTTATCATGATGAACGACAACCAACTCCAAGGAAATTGAATGCTTCAGGATACTTTTCATCCCAGGGGGAACTCTGCTCTGCTGGTTTGGAAGGTAAATCAGGGAACCCCTGTGCTGGTCCTTTCACAATTAAACCTGATAGTGGCATCCATGAACTTGTATCCCCAAGAGTAAATGTGGAAAAGCTTGGCACTCAAGTACAGAGTGGGCAAGCATTTCAGTCGAACTGGACTGTTACAGGCAATGCAGACACGCTGGAAGTCGGGTCAAGAAAGGTAGATGATTTTGGCAGCAGTGTGCCGATGGATTTATCATTTGTTG GTCCTTCCACTTCTCATGCTGGTGAACAAATCTGGCAGTACAAGAAGCAGGAGATAGAGCCACAAATATTGGCACAGGGAAGCTTACCATGCCCACCCATGGCTTCGCATGGCGTCTCTATAAGACCACCACCAATTCAAACAACATCTTTTGTTCGTCCTTTTTATCATACTCCAAGCAATTCCTGGGACAATTCTGGTCTAAATGCTctgaatcaaatttctgctggcATGATGCCTAACGACAATCGTCATGTTAATGCACGCCCTGCTGTTCCTTTTATACCTTCTTCTATAACTCCACTTTCACAGCTGCCTGGAGGTCCCATTCAACGTTTTGACCAAGTGGTTACCGTTCCAGGTTTACCAAGTGTAGCTCCCCCACCTCCTCCAGCTCCTGATGTGCCACCTCCATTACCTTCTCCACCTCCATTACCTCTTTCTCAGCCTCCCTCCATTCCACCCCCTCCAACTTCTCCTCCACCACATCAACTTGCTGCCGAATTTTCCAAGTTGCAAACAGGTATGCCATGTCTACATCATCAATGGCAAGGTGCTCTTTCAAAAAGTGGGGTTCACTACTGTATGGTATATGCAACTAGAGAGGACTCTGTTGCTTGCAAATATTCAAATGTTCTATCTGAACCAGCTGA CTGGCCTTCTAGATTAGATGTAACAAAACGGACAGACTTTCGGCATGTGAAAACAACCTTTGCTAACACTCCTCCTAGTAAA AGAGAGGTTTGTCGGTTGCTACCCTCTACCTCAGGCGACCACAAAGGC